One window from the genome of Drosophila albomicans strain 15112-1751.03 chromosome 2L, ASM965048v2, whole genome shotgun sequence encodes:
- the LOC117564847 gene encoding estradiol 17-beta-dehydrogenase 11 isoform X2, protein MNEIVFFSICPSLFDFGFRICSWTSLIIRNISGQVVLITGGGGGVGRLIALNFAKLEARIVIWDINQEAIKTTVDLLAKHGYHNCKGYVVDISDREQVYQRAAQVTEEVGHVDILINNAGIVCCKPFWELHDRVIQNTYNINIISHYWTVKAFLPYMMRHNRGHIVTVSSITGMLGTYGCSDYAATKYATIGFHESLLTDLKAHGYDQINMSLICPYYINTGMFSGVKPRMQPMLEPQYVADRIEGAVRRNEVWCVLPNSIRLLTPLKCLLPAKMCWELMSRVIRGPESMMMFQGRGRVAHG, encoded by the exons AACATATCGGGACAAGTGGTGCTCATAACTGGCGGAGGCGGGGGCGTGGGACGTTTGATAGCGCTCAACTTTGCCAAGCTGGAGGCACGCATTGTCATCTGGGACATCAATCAAGAAG CCATCAAGACAACCGTGGATCTGCTGGCCAAGCATGGCTATCACAATTGCAAGGGTTATGTGGTGGACATCTCCGATCGCGAACAGGTTTATCAACGAGCTGCACAGGTCACCGAAGAAGTGGGTCATGTCGATATCTTGATTAACAATGCGGGCATTGTGTGCTGCAAACCGTTCTGGGAACTTCACGATCGTGTCATTCAAAACACgtacaacatcaacatcatctcGCACTATTGGACCGTTAAGGCTTTTCTGCCCTACATGATGCGTCACAATCGCGGTCACATTGTCACTGTCAGCTCCATCACTGGCATGTTGGGCACTTATGGCTGCAGCGATTATGCAGCCACCAAGTATGCCACGATTGGCTTCCACGAGAGCTTGTTGACCGACCTAAAGGCTCATGGTTATGATCAGATCAACATGAGCTTAATTTGTCCTTATTACATTAATACGGGCATGTTCTCCGGTGTCAAGCCTCGCATGCAACCCATGCTTGAGCCGCAATACGTTGCCGATCGCATCGAAGGCGCCGTGCGACGCAACGAGGTCTGGTGTGTGCTTCCCAATTCCATTCGCCTCCTCACGCCGCTAAAGTG TTTGTTACCTGCCAAGATGTGCTGGGAGCTGATGTCGCGTGTGATACGCGGTCCCGAGTCCATGATGATGTTCCAGGGACGCGGCCGTGTGGCCCATGGCTAA
- the LOC117564846 gene encoding probable ATP-dependent RNA helicase DHX35 — MATFKPKFIKPDTDDAINESAGIEEPQSSTFVFNAHHNLGLSEQRERLPIRKYRDQILYCLEQHQVVILVGETGSGKSTQVPQYLYEWGWHSKGTIGITEPRRVATVTLANRVAQERGELVGDTVGYAVRFQERISPETRIKYLTEGILLRELLADPLLTQYSVIIVDEAHERNMLTDMLLGLLKKILRKRSQLKLIISSATIDASFFSEFFSWPGAGEVSVKLSIEGRMHAVQHFYLNEPCADYVRETVATIWKLHNKEPPGDILAFLTGQEEVLEALDLIKEYIASEECTTLKALPMYGSMSSRDQLAVFFTPAKGVRKVVLATNIAETSITIPGIVYVIDCGYVKVKWFNPATCSDSLMIVPVSKASAIQRAGRAGRVRPGKVYRLYTKQDYDGLAPRQPPELRRSELSGAVLQLKALGIGNILRFDFPSPPPAKNLLSALETLYALDALDEQGQLTKPVGFLLAELPFTAMLSKMLHVSGKLGCAEEIITIIAMLQVQSIFSRPVSAAAQQSGRIAHRHFEVAEGDLITLLNIYTAFVEEGMTKEFCGQYYLIYRNLKRACELREQLINLARKKYGLPIFSCKGDVELLCKCITAGFFTQVAYLHHSGVYRQISSGTELAIHPNSTLYTLPQAQYVVYGELLQTTKLFMNHVTVIKKEWLTELAPHYYHQTTVRD, encoded by the coding sequence ATGGCAACTTTTAAgccaaaatttataaaaccgGACACCGACGACGCTATCAATGAAAGTGCAGGTATCGAGGAACCCCAAAGTTCCACGTTTGTATTCAATGCTCATCATAATCTGGGTTTAAGCGAGCAACGCGAACGTTTGCCCATACGAAAGTATCGCGATCAAATACTTTACTGCCTCGAGCAGCATCAAGTGGTCATATTGGTAGGTGAAACAGGCAGTGGCAAAAGTACCCAAGTGCCACAATATCTCTACGAATGGGGCTGGCATAGCAAAGGGACTATTGGCATCACCGAACCACGTCGCGTGGCCACCGTGACGCTGGCAAATCGCGTGGCTCAAGAACGTGGAGAACTTGTTGGTGACACTGTGGGTTACGCGGTGCGTTTCCAGGAGCGCATCTCACCAGAGACGCGCATTAAGTATCTCACCGAGGGTATATTGTTGCGTGAGTTGCTCGCCGATCCGTTGCTCACCCAATACAGCGTCATAATTGTGGACGAAGCGCATGAACGTAACATGTTGACGGACATGTTGCTGGGGCTGCTCAAGAAGATCTTGCGGAAGCGCAGCCAGCTTAAACTGATCATCTCTTCAGCCACCATTGATGCGAGCTTCTTCAGCGAGTTCTTTAGCTGGCCGGGAGCTGGAGAAGTGAGTGTGAAGCTCTCCATTGAGGGACGCATGCATGCAGTGCAGCATTTCTATCTGAATGAACCCTGCGCCGACTATGTGCGCGAAACGGTGGCCACCATCTGGAAACTGCATAACAAGGAGCCACCTGGTGACATCTTGGCCTTTCTCACCGGCCAGGAGGAGGTGCTTGAGGCCTTAGACTTGATCAAAGAGTACATAGCTAGTGAGGAATGCACGACGCTCAAAGCACTTCCCATGTACGGCAGCATGAGCAGTCGGGATCAGCTCGCCGTGTTCTTTACACCAGCCAAAGGTGTGCGCAAAGTGGTGTTGGCCACCAACATAGCAGAGACCTCGATTACCATACCAGGCATTGTCTACGTCATCGATTGTGGCTACGTCAAAGTGAAGTGGTTTAATCCGGCCACCTGCAGCGACAGCTTGATGATTGTGCCCGTGAGCAAAGCTTCGGCCATACAACGTGCCGGACGCGCTGGTCGTGTGCGACCTGGCAAGGTTTATAGACTGTATACGAAGCAGGATTATGACGGATTGGCTCCCAGGCAGCCACCAGAGCTGCGTCGCAGTGAACTAAGTGGCGCTGTGTTGCAGTTGAAAGCACTGGGCATTGGAAACATTCTACGCTTTGATTTTCCCTCACCGCCACCTGCAAAGAATCTTCTCTCGGCTCTCGAGACACTTTACGCCTTGGATGCCCTGGATGAACAGGGTCAGTTGACGAAACCGGTGGGATTTCTTCTTGCTGAGCTGCCCTTTACAGCCATGCTCTCCAAGATGTTGCATGTGTCGGGGAAACTTGGTTGCGCTGAGGAAATCATCACCATCATTGCCATGTTGCAGGTGCAATCGATTTTCTCACGTCCCGTTTCTGCGGCAGCACAGCAAAGTGGACGTATTGCTCATCGACATTTCGAGGTAGCCGAGGGAGACTTGATTACACTGCTCAACATATATACCGCCTTCGTGGAGGAGGGCATGACGAAGGAGTTTTGTGGACAATACTATTTGATCTATCGGAATCTGAAGCGTGCTTGCGAATTGCGAGAGCAGCTCATCAATCTGGCACGCAAGAAGTACGGCCTACCCATCTTCTCCTGCAAGGGCGATGTGGAGTTGCTCTGCAAATGCATCACAGCAGGATTCTTCACCCAGGTTGCGTATCTTCATCATTCGGGAGTTTATAGACAAATCAGCAGCGGCACAGAGTTGGCAATACATCCAAATTCCACGCTCTACACTTTGCCACAGGCGCAGTATGTTGTCTATGGCGAATTGCTGCAGACGACGAAGCTGTTCATGAACCATGTGACGGTCATCAAGAAGGAGTGGCTAACGGAGCTGGCGCCACATTATTATCACCAGACCACAGTGCGAGATTAG
- the LOC117565565 gene encoding probable serine/threonine-protein kinase tsuA isoform X4 encodes MCISRTMDSFDISSDSEEGLLEEIVVGGSGSGSSCHMKRLQRYQHWHSASASSSFTRTQHRQQYEASESPIHYCDHATLYSDDNSVAQELPPTTQPTIRCSTSSQSNLNVLLAEGRDTEEDEVDVEEVEVAVEEELQLTAMPDDASAAAVAAAVVASGSSGNGQRLQATSTAAAAASFNHQLTADMCNYKNSKSRRLEYSLKCLKYGRSNPSQDSAFGSLTDNDLSIGSSSIRLSSFQSISSPIDEGVEDIIIATTSGNGNETCLELATIPRSMVSQDSAISSPCRESSPSNFLHIDDAMSGTGSTSSGSGCGSLGNMRPQHFPVSLSPKILVTATSNSSNSSIASTSQQQPQQQQLQQQQQQQFDPPKILVNDQNSIYTTSPSKRSSMIEVFSQKYRVSSFEDMSPKRSSNADKQHLKHVNRLAFRSLEEERRIDNAFLPMSDRTHSDNRVNMQSEKYKKLTHASFRISKTSSSGCCQETSPTNYPNSSGGSMELQRTGSAAAAVVGSGSSQRQTLWRDSKFYRKNRIAKSNDSLLEHSPNHSPHSPHSTHSAHSPHSSHSPHSSARLSPSSLRDNHYESSGCCSTQGSRRSLSGSQQMLSVTTSFCGSVGSGHTSRRYCSSKSEDLGESSDYLRVMDARKSYSERHLVRLKQTAINNTHSGSEDEMSFNDDNNQQQQQQQHHHHHQQQLLQQQQQHHQQQQQQLQPPKRSSKLSWSSCSINHLKTTNIKTTTSLATLTCQTNLSSHNAPATANNNKTPSYRTPSKSLDQALNISSSNSNSSAANTSSTSSSTSSSNSGSAAAEDNSSLDESPSRRTLSGAELSRIFVMDMDDAPGGSSCCSEEKTPLLDSVEMSPISPTEPPTELDKL; translated from the exons atgtG CATCAGCCGAACAATGGACTCATTTGACATATCAAGCGACTCGGAGGAGGGATTACTCGAAGAGATTGTCGTaggtggcagcggcagcggcagcagttgCCACATGAAGCGGCTGCAACGATACCAGCACTGGCATTCCGCCTCTGCCTCGTCATCGTTTACACGCACCCAGCACAGGCAGCAGTATGAGGCAAGTGAATCGCCCATACACTACTGTGACCACGCCACACTCTACTCGGATGACAACAGTGTCGCCCAAGAGCTGCCGCCCACCACACAGCCGACGATACGGTGCAGCaccagcagccaaagcaatttgAATGTGCTGCTCGCCGAGGGCCGAGACACCGAAGAGGACGAGGTGGACGTTGAGGAAGTCGAGGTGGCTGTCGAGGAGGAGCTACAGTTGACAGCGATGCCAGATGATGcctcggctgctgctgttgctgctgctgtcgttgccaGTGGCTCAAGTGGCAACGGGCAACGTTTGCAGGCAACATCAACGGCTGCGGCGGCGGCCTCCTTCAATCATCAGTTGACAGCCGACATGTGCAACTACAAGAACTCGAAGAGTCGACGTCTGGAATACTCGCTCAAGTGTTTGAAATACGGCCGTAGCAATCCATCGCAGGACTCGGCCTTTGGCTCGCTGACCGACAATGATTTGTCCATCGGTTCGTCGAGTATACGTCTCAGCAGCTTTCAGTCCATCTCCTCGCCCATCGACGAAGGCGTCGAGGACATCATCATTGCCACCACGTCCGGTAATGGCAATGAGACCTGCTTAGAACTTGCCACCATACCCCGAAGCATGGTCTCTCAGGACTCGGCGATTTCGTCGCCTTGTCGCGAAAGTTCGCCTAGCAATTTTCTGCATATTGATGATGCCATGTCCGGAACTGGTTCGACTTCATCGGGTTCCGGTTGCGGTTCGTTGGGCAATATGCGACCACAGCATTTTCCTGTTTCCCTCTCGCCCAAAATACTCGTGACTGCGACGAGTAATTCTAGTAATTCCTCTATAGCCTCCAcatcacagcaacagccacagcagcaacaactgcagcaacagcaacagcaacaatttgatCCGCCCAAAATACTTGTGAATGATCAGAATTCCATCTATACCACATCGCCTTCTAAGCGCTCCAGCATGATTGAAGTCTTCTCGCAAAAGTATCGCGTCAGCTCCTTTGAGGACATGTCACCCAAGCGCAGTTCCAACGCGGACAAACAGCATCTGAAGCACGTGAATCGTTTGGCCTTTCGCTCGCTCGAAGAGGAGCGACGCATTGATAATGCCTTTCTACCGATGTCCGATCGCACGCATTCCGACAATCGCGTCAATATGCAGAGCGAGAAGTATAAGAAATTGACGCATGCCTCGTTTCGCATAAGCAAAACTTCATCGAGTGGCTGCTGTCAAGAGACTTCGCCCACAAATTATCCCAATTCCAGTGGCGGCAGCATGGAATTGCAGCGCACgggcagcgcagcagcagcggtagtTGGCAGCGGTTCCAGTCAACGTCAAACTTTATGGCGTGATAGTAAATTCTATCGCAAGAATCGCATTGCCAAAAGCAACGATTCGCTGCTCGAACATTCGCCGAATCATTCGCCACATTCGCCGCACTCAACGCACTCGGCACATTCGCCGCACTCTTCGCACTCGCCGCATTCGTCGGCTCGGCTTTCGCCGAGTTCGCTGCGTGACAATCACTACGAAAGCAGCGGCTGCTGTTCGACGCAGGGCAGTCGACGTTCGCTTAGCGGCAGCCAGCAAATGTTGAGTGTGACCACAAGCTTCTGTGGCTCGGTTGGCTCTGGTCACACTTCACGGCGCTATTGCAGCTCCAAGAGCGAAGATCTGGGTGAATCATCCGACTATTTGCGTGTCATGGATGCGCGTAAATCGTATTCTGAGCGCCATTTGGTGCGACTCAAGCAGACGGCTATCAATAATACGCATAGCGGCAGTGAAGATGAAATGAGCTTCAATGATGACaataatcaacaacagcaacaacaacaacatcatcatcatcatcagcagcagctgctgcagcagcaacaacaacatcaccagcagcagcagcagcagctgcagccgccAAAGCGCAGCAGCAAACTGAGCTGGAGCAGCTGTTCCATAAATCACCTGAAGACGACCAATATTAAGACCACAACATCCTTGGCCACGCTTACCTGCCAAACGAATTTAAGCTCCCACAATGCTCCAGcaactgccaacaacaataagacgCCCAGCTATCGCACACCCTCCAAATCTCTCGATCAGGCGCTTAAcattagcagcagcaacagcaacagcagcgctgCCAACAcgagcagcaccagcagcagcaccagtagcagcaacagcggcagcgcTGCCGCCGAGGATAACAGTTCTTTGGATGAGTCACCATCGCGACGCACGCTAAGCGGCGCTGAATTGTCACGCATCTTTGTCATGGACATGGACGATGCGCCGGggggcagcagctgctgcagcgagGAGAAAACGCCGCTGCTCGACAGCGTTGAAATGTCGCCTATAAGTCCAACTGAACCACCAACGGAACTTGACAAGCTGTAA